A single genomic interval of Drosophila virilis strain 15010-1051.87 chromosome 2, Dvir_AGI_RSII-ME, whole genome shotgun sequence harbors:
- the LOC116651238 gene encoding uncharacterized protein: MDTNKNVDSFNADELVAPGWLNEQFFEEVLRKHEKAPDLKVLDLHMTPASAKGDHYASVMFRANVSFSTQEGKLSKSLIIKTMPDQEGHKKEMLETSNIFRTEIAMYTKVLPKFEEILREAGDNTKLCVPCIYCSLNPRKVMIFEDLVPQGYTIIRKRDATIEELKLAFLKLAKWHAVSVHMLQEQPDYLQELKYGLFEIPNMRQDPFCTTGMRKFLELLEEIPELRKYIPHFKKMENDYVDRLEAVMQEYRNNRKPNGYYVLCHGDFHLKNMMFKHKANGSLEDVMLLDFQISNICPITIDLIYAVYMLMGIEDRHKNYKHLINYYFSQFLTTLQNIGFKGELPNSVEFWQQMSQHKCYDIYLLTTFLPMMCALKLYAFDPADIFQNEDVRKTMYRLDLYIEDVKNLLSRFEKEGYFAKSV; the protein is encoded by the exons ATGGACACGAATAAAAATGTTGATAGCTTTAATGCTGATGAATTGGTAGCACCCGGGTGGCTAAATGAGCAGTTTTTTGAGGAAGTGCTTCGCAAACATGAAAAGGCGCCTGATCTGAAAGTCCTAGATCTCCACATGACTCCAGCAAGTGCCAAGGGAGATCACTACGCGAGCGTTATGTTTCGTGCAAATGTCTCGTTTAGCACACAGGAGGGCAAGCTCTCCAAGTCGCTGATCATCAAGACTATGCCCGATCAGGAGGGTCACAAGAAAGAAATGCTCGAAACCTCAAATATTTTTCGTACTGAGATTGCCATGTACACGAAGGTGTTGCCCAAGTTTGAGGAGATTCTCCGAGAGGCGGGCGATAATACCAAGCTATGTGTGCCCTgcatttattgcagcttgaaTCCGCGAAAGGTAATGATCTTTGAAGATCTGGTGCCGCAAGGGTATACGATCATAAGGAAACGCGACGCTACCATCGAGGAGCTGAAGCTCGCATTTCTTAAGCTTGCCAAATGGCATGCAGTCAGTGTTCATATGCTGCAAGAG CAACCCGATTATCTGCAAGAACTTAAATATGGCCTGTTTGAGATACCAAATATGCGGCAAGACCCCTTTTGTACCACTGGCATGCGAAAGTTCCTCGAATTGCTGGAAGAGATTCCAGAATTGAGAAAGTATATACCCCATTTCAAGAAGATGGAAAATGATTATGTGGATCGTTTGGAAGCTGTAATGCAGGAGTATCGCAATAATCGCAAACCCAATGGATATTACGTGCTCTGCCATGGCGACTTTCATCTGAAAAACATGATGTTCAAGCACAAGGCAAATGGAAGTTTGGAAGATGTCATGTTATTGGATTTTCAAATAAGCAACATTTGCCCGATTACCATTGATCTGATCTATGCCGTCTATATGCTGATGGGAATAGAAGATCGTCATAAAAACTACAAGCATCTCATTAACTACTACTTTTCCCAGTTCCTCACAACATTGCAGAATATTGGCTTTAAGGGCGAGTTGCCAAATTCGGTAGAGTTTTGGCAACAAATGTCCCAGCATAAGTGCTATG ATATTTACTTGCTAACTACATTTTTGCCAATGATGTGTGCCCTTAAGTTGTATGCCTTTGACCCTGCTGATATATTTCAAAACGAAGATGTGCGGAAAACAATGTACCGTCTAGATTTGTACATCGAAGATGTGAAGAATCTGTTGTCCAGATTCGAGAAAGAGGGATACTTTGCAAAGTCTGTTTAA